Within Terriglobales bacterium, the genomic segment CGAACTCGTTCATATCTGTGGATGCAGATGGGTTCCAAGGGATACCGGAAGCATGAGCCGGTGGAACTTCCGGTGGAAGAGCCGACGCTGATTTATAAACTTGTGCACGTTCATTGCGACAAACTCAAGTTCGGGCCGAAGGAGATCGCCAAACTACTGCACATGCACGTGAACGACGCCGTTAGCACATACTTTCCACAGGGCACCACTACGCTGGACAAGAAAGATGGGTCAGGTAGGAAGGGAATGTTCGTAGTGAGTTGAGGCTATGACGGAGGGCGTCTCGCTGGTCCGAAGGCTGGTCTTATGGATGACAGATACTTTGACCGGCAAGAAGTTCGGTCCTCCCGCCCTGCGCTCAAGCGATGGAACTTTATAGAGAATGCCGTTTGCCATTCCGATTCGGAGACTCCATGGCAACCATCAAAGTCACTCGAAACGGGAACCAGTACACGATAGAGAAGATCGTCGCCGGAAAGAGATACTACGGCCTCGGCGGGACACACAACGAAGCAATCAGCGATTTGTGGAAGAATATCGGCGATGCCGATACCGAAGGCGTATTCAGGGGTAAATGCAGGCTCTGCGGTGCCGACAGGAACAAATGCTGCTGCTAGTTGGTCTTGATTCTTTCGGTAATCGACGACCAGCGGGGGTCAAGATGCTCGGGGAGCGGCTGTACTGGCCAGCTGATGGTATGGCAACGACCAACACAGCAACGAGTCGCCCCGCATCTGCAGTAAGCCGAACCTAGCGTTTGCGTCCTGTTTGCGTGTTCTGCTGAACTTCGCCGGATTTTGCCGTGCTAAGTTGTTGATTCTCTTTGCTATCCACGAAGCACTCATAATCTGTCGATCGCGACTTGATGCAACCGCTGCATTCGCAGCGACCTCCACGCCGCCGTGGGCGTACGGTCACACATTGCGAAGGCGGACAAATAGTGGACCGGATGGGCACGTCTGATATGTTCCCGTTGCAAACGCAGCTATTTAGCGGTCTGTTTTAAGGGTCTGCAAAACCTTTATTCGCCGGTTCGATTCCGGCCCGCGCCTCCAATCTTTTCAATCACTTACATGATCCAGCGATGATTACTGGCTGCCGTTTGGCTGCGAACCCTTCGAATGTGGGATTTTGGCGTTTTCGTTCTCAATCCCGCCGGTGTAAGAGCTCATTGGGTGCGTCGCGAACTCGCCGATGATCAACAACGTCTGCATTTGAGAGTAGCTGGGATCGCCAAATTTCTGGTTTCACGGACGGGTGAAGGGATCGCCTCGGCACGTGGAGTTCAATGTCTCAGTATCCATTAACGGATATCTTAAGCCGATTACCCGACAGAGCTGCGATTAGAAATCACCTACCCTACTGGGTAGGCTAGGCAGTGATCGGGCCAGTCAATCACGTGTTTCCGTGACGAAGCTCACGCAGAGGGCCACGCTTTTTAACTATCCTGATTAGCGCTGTAATTTCTTCCTAGTTTAGAACCGCAGGGGACGTTTTTCACAGTATTTCAAATTGACATCGATGCAGAGTACCTGTAAATACACGTAAACAACTCTATTCACTATGCCGTTGGGAAAAACCAAAGCGACACAGGAGACTGTCAGAACAGGTGTTCCGTTCACGATGTACTTCACTCGTGAGCAGTCAGCTGCCCTGGCGAACATTTCACGCGAGCGGCAAGTTTCCAAATCTACGGTTGTTCGATTCGCGGTGGATAGGTTACTTGAGCAACTTGATAGCGGGCAGCTTCAACTGCCTTTTGGCCTGATCGGCCCTAAAGCATAGGCCGAACCCAGTTTTTCACTGTCTAAGTATTTGAAGTTAAAGGTGTTATCCCAAAGTTCCATATGGAACCGATGGGGCGAAGCTATGTGTACAAGCTTAGTGGACGTTTCGATGTCACCGGTACCCGCGGCGCTGGCGCAGCCGAATTGGTATGCTGTCTATACTCGGGTGAACCAAGAGAAGATCGTCGCTCAAAGGCTTGCACAGCAAGGTTTGGAACACTACCTTCCACTGTATAGAACTGTTCGTCGACGGACAGATCGGCGAGTAGTTTTGGACCTGCCGCTGTTTCCTGGGTACCTTTTCGTACATATCGCGTTGACGGAGCGGTTGCGTATCCTGCAGGTTCCGCGAGTAGTTAGGATCGTCGGTACGCCGATGCGTCCCGAAGCAGTACCTGAAGCTCAAATCGCCTCGCTTAAATTGGGGTTAATGGCGCACCGAGCAGCACCCTGTGAATACCTGGTTAGAGGCTGCAAAGTACGAATTCTGCACGGTCCCTTCGCAGGAATGACGGGGGTGCTTGTCCGGCGAAAGAATGGCTTTCGGGTTGTCATTTCAGTGGAATTGATTCGGCAATCTTTCACGGTCGAGATAGCCGAAGAAGACTTAGAGCGTATCCATTGAAGAAATCGAATGAAGGAATCGAACTCTGGCACTCTCTCGGCCAATGAATAGTTCAGGAATTTCTTGCGACTCTTATCGCTGCTCATAATTGTGATGTTGGTTCTACCTGTTTGGCTGCAGTGCCGGTTCCGGTCTAGGCGAATCGAGCCCTTGGAGACTGATTCTGTCGTTGTTATTAGGTAAACATGAAAATACAGGTGAATAGTGCTTCGATTCCTTTTCATCGCGCGAGCGTCGGTGAAGAAGAGGCGCAGGCTGTCGCAGAAGTCGTCCGTTCTGGATGGCTGACGATGGGTCCGAAGACGATAGCTTTTGAGCAGCACTTTGCCGAGTACATTGGCGTGAAGCACTGCATCGCGGTCAATTCATGTACCGCCGCTCTGCATCTGGCGCTCGAGGCGGTGAGAATCCAGGCGGGCGATGAGGTGCTGGTTCCCACAAACACTTTCACCGCGACGGGCGAGACCGTGGCATACATGAATGCGCAGCCTGTATTGGTAGACATCGACCCCGTGTCGATGAACATGGATGTTAACGACGCCGAGCGCAAGATCACGTCGAAGACCAAGGCCATAGTTCCGGTTCACATAGCCGGACAGCCTTGCGATATGCAGGAAATAGCGGAGCTGGCGCAACGTCGAGGGCTGCGGGTGATCGAAGACGCGGCGCACGCGTTGCCGGCGACGTACCTGGGCAAGAAGGTGGGAGCTATCAGTGAGCTGACAGCCTTTAGCTTCTACGCCACAAAGACCCTTACCACGGGCGAAGGCGGCATGATCAGCACGGACAACGATGCTCTGGCGCAGCGGATGCGGATCATGAGATTGCATGGCATCGGCCGCGACGCGTGGAAGAGGTACAGTGCGGAAGGCTCGTGGTACTACGAAGTGCTCGACGCAGGATTTAAGTACAACCTGACCGATCTGGCCGCGGCACTCGGACTCGTCCAGTTGCGGCGCTGCGATGACATGTACCAGAAGAGGATGCGGATCGCTAATCGCTACTCCGAAGCATTCTCTGCCGATGAAGCACTGGAGTCGCCGGCGGTTCTCCCCGGACGCGAAACTGCGTGGCACCTTTATGTGTTACGTCTCAACCTGGATCGTCTTTCCGTAACACGTAACGGGTTCGTTGAAAAGTTGAGGAAAGCAGGCATCGGGATCAGCGTGCATTTCATTCCACTGCACTTACACCCTTACTACAGTAAGACATATGGATACAAACCGGGTGACCTTCCAAATGCAGAAAGGGAATACGAGCGCTACTTTTCTTTACCGATCTTCCCGGATATGAAGGACGAGGAAGTGGATTACGTCATTGATACGGTGCTGGCCACCGTGAAAGAGTACCGGCGGTGAACTCGGCTATTAGCGATAGCCAAAACGTTCATGGCGGTAGATCGTTGTACTTGCGATTCGGAAAGAGAGTCTTCGATGTCCTACTGTCAGCGGCTGGTTTGCTTGTTCTTTCACCGGTTATAGCCTCATGCGCCCTACTGGTAAAAATGAGTTCGCCTGGGCCAGTGGTGTTTTCCCAAACACGTGTCGGGCTTAATAGACAAACATTTAAGCTGTACAAGTTTCGATCGATGTACACGGACCGGAATGGAGTGGGGATAACTGTTTCCGGGGACCCCAGAGTCACAGCGATTGGAAGGCATCTTCGTCGGACTAAACTCGACGAGATCCTGCAACTATGGAATGTGCTCAAGGGTGATATGAGCCTCGTCGGGCCACGACCAGAGATACCGTCGTACGTGGCTAAGTACAATGACCGACAAAAATCGGTTCTAAGCGTCCGACCGGGCATA encodes:
- a CDS encoding DegT/DnrJ/EryC1/StrS family aminotransferase, which encodes MKIQVNSASIPFHRASVGEEEAQAVAEVVRSGWLTMGPKTIAFEQHFAEYIGVKHCIAVNSCTAALHLALEAVRIQAGDEVLVPTNTFTATGETVAYMNAQPVLVDIDPVSMNMDVNDAERKITSKTKAIVPVHIAGQPCDMQEIAELAQRRGLRVIEDAAHALPATYLGKKVGAISELTAFSFYATKTLTTGEGGMISTDNDALAQRMRIMRLHGIGRDAWKRYSAEGSWYYEVLDAGFKYNLTDLAAALGLVQLRRCDDMYQKRMRIANRYSEAFSADEALESPAVLPGRETAWHLYVLRLNLDRLSVTRNGFVEKLRKAGIGISVHFIPLHLHPYYSKTYGYKPGDLPNAEREYERYFSLPIFPDMKDEEVDYVIDTVLATVKEYRR
- a CDS encoding sugar transferase; translation: MNSAISDSQNVHGGRSLYLRFGKRVFDVLLSAAGLLVLSPVIASCALLVKMSSPGPVVFSQTRVGLNRQTFKLYKFRSMYTDRNGVGITVSGDPRVTAIGRHLRRTKLDEILQLWNVLKGDMSLVGPRPEIPSYVAKYNDRQKSVLSVRPGITDYASILYRNEEELLASSEDPQRFYEEVVMPHKVDLGLLYVSNASLRTDLKLILQTLSIVPPGRKSAEGSV